One Deltaproteobacteria bacterium genomic region harbors:
- a CDS encoding MAPEG family protein translates to MTPSLVALCGFAAWTMLLVLSLAGVRMLTTARTGKALNTFAADGADLEGFGRRLTRAHLNCVEFLPVAGAVILSAAVSGRADVTDGLAMPLLFARLGQSLVHLASTAPAMVLARASLFLVQLAIVATWIVRLLG, encoded by the coding sequence ATGACGCCATCGCTCGTCGCTCTGTGCGGCTTCGCCGCTTGGACCATGCTTCTGGTGCTCTCACTCGCCGGAGTTCGCATGCTGACGACCGCGCGAACCGGCAAGGCGCTGAACACGTTTGCCGCCGACGGCGCGGACCTGGAAGGGTTCGGCCGCCGACTCACGCGCGCGCACCTGAACTGCGTCGAGTTCCTGCCCGTCGCGGGCGCCGTGATCCTGTCGGCGGCGGTGAGCGGACGGGCCGACGTGACCGACGGTCTGGCGATGCCGCTGCTCTTCGCGCGCCTGGGTCAGTCACTCGTGCACCTCGCCTCGACCGCGCCCGCGATGGTCCTGGCGCGCGCGTCGCTCTTCCTGGTCCAGCTCGCGATCGTCGCGACCTGGATCGTCCGGCTGCTGGGCTAG
- a CDS encoding glycosyltransferase family 2 protein, whose amino-acid sequence MYRGRRVAVVIPAYNVAPQIAGVVKGIPDFVDEIVVVEDASIDQTAQIVAGLSDARLTLLRHDRNQGVGAAMCTGFRLALERGAEIVVKMDGDGQMDPAALPALLDPIAADGYAYAKGNRFLCEDALREMPKVRLVGSFILTFLVKLASGYWHVFDPVNGFLAIDAAMLRRLPLDKLARRYFFESDMLIHLNVFRARVKDVAIPARYGDERSMMSLRRVLLTFPLYLSRGFWYRIYERHVLREFSPVAVFWVLGSMLLIWGTAFGATTWIRSIALGRVATTGTVMLSVLPFIVGFQLVLQAILAEIQDSPR is encoded by the coding sequence ATGTACCGAGGACGGCGAGTGGCGGTGGTGATCCCCGCTTACAACGTCGCGCCGCAGATCGCCGGCGTGGTGAAGGGGATCCCCGACTTCGTGGACGAGATCGTCGTGGTCGAGGACGCCTCGATCGACCAGACCGCGCAGATCGTCGCGGGCCTGTCCGACGCTCGCCTCACGCTGCTGCGGCACGATCGCAATCAGGGCGTGGGCGCGGCGATGTGCACCGGGTTCCGGCTCGCGCTCGAACGCGGCGCGGAGATCGTGGTCAAGATGGACGGCGACGGGCAGATGGACCCGGCCGCCCTGCCCGCGCTGCTCGATCCGATCGCGGCCGATGGCTACGCCTACGCGAAGGGCAATCGCTTCCTCTGCGAGGACGCGCTGCGCGAGATGCCGAAGGTGCGCCTGGTCGGGAGCTTCATCCTGACCTTCCTGGTGAAGCTGGCCTCGGGCTACTGGCACGTGTTCGACCCGGTGAACGGCTTCCTAGCGATCGACGCGGCCATGCTGCGCAGGCTGCCGCTGGACAAGCTCGCGCGGCGCTACTTCTTCGAGAGCGACATGCTGATCCACCTGAACGTGTTCCGAGCGCGCGTGAAGGACGTGGCCATCCCCGCGCGCTACGGCGACGAGCGCTCGATGATGAGCCTGCGCCGCGTGCTGCTGACCTTTCCGCTCTACCTCTCGAGGGGATTCTGGTACCGGATCTACGAGCGACACGTGCTGCGCGAATTCTCGCCGGTGGCGGTGTTCTGGGTGCTGGGCTCGATGCTGCTGATCTGGGGCACGGCGTTCGGCGCGACCACGTGGATCCGCTCGATCGCGCTCGGCCGCGTGGCGACGACGGGCACGGTGATGCTGAGCGTGCTGCCGTTCATCGTGGGCTTCCAGCTCGTGCTGCAGGCGATCCTCGCCGAGATCCAGGACTCACCGCGGTAG
- the mgtE gene encoding magnesium transporter, producing MAEDLARNPWDELVEILESRDADRLHEFLEQIGPAETARAISRLEPEYQSRLLLLLEPADAADLIEDIPDVQAVDLIEDLEPARAAAIVDEMDSDRQADLLSELSDAGAEAILQEMTPAEADDARELMAHAGDTAGGIMIKEYLAYARGQRVSAVLADLSANREKYTSYDVQYIFVIDERGRLVGVLRMRDLLFAERGSALEQVMIREPLTLSVTAPVGEVVEFFDKHRLYGVPVVDDEKRLVGVVLPEDVEEATREQSDRAFLRVTGIVGGEEIRTLPLLLRSRRRLSWLVINIALNVVAASVIALYQDTLSAVIALAVFLPIISDMSGCAGNQAIAVSVRELSLGLVRPEEFRHVFLKESGLGLLNGLCLGLLLGAVAALWQGNPWLGLVVGGALAANSLVSVCLGGFLPLALKRAGLDPALVSGPLLTTVTDMCGFFLVLGSATLLLPKLTGAG from the coding sequence ATGGCCGAGGATCTGGCACGAAATCCCTGGGACGAGCTGGTAGAGATCCTGGAGTCCCGGGACGCCGATCGACTGCACGAGTTCCTCGAGCAGATCGGCCCCGCGGAGACGGCGCGCGCGATCTCGCGCCTGGAGCCCGAGTACCAGAGCCGGCTGCTCCTGCTGCTCGAGCCCGCCGACGCGGCGGACCTGATCGAGGACATCCCGGACGTCCAGGCGGTCGACCTGATCGAGGACCTCGAGCCGGCGCGGGCAGCGGCCATCGTCGACGAGATGGACAGCGACCGGCAGGCGGACCTGCTCTCCGAGCTCTCCGATGCCGGCGCCGAGGCGATCCTGCAGGAGATGACGCCCGCCGAGGCCGACGACGCGCGCGAGCTGATGGCGCACGCGGGCGACACGGCGGGCGGGATCATGATCAAGGAGTATCTCGCCTACGCCCGCGGGCAGCGTGTCTCGGCCGTGCTGGCCGATCTCTCGGCCAACCGCGAGAAATACACGAGCTACGACGTGCAGTACATCTTCGTGATCGACGAGAGAGGGAGGCTCGTCGGCGTGCTGCGCATGCGCGATCTGCTCTTCGCCGAGCGCGGCTCCGCGCTGGAGCAGGTGATGATCCGCGAGCCGCTCACGCTCTCCGTAACCGCGCCGGTCGGCGAGGTCGTCGAGTTCTTCGACAAGCACAGGCTCTACGGCGTGCCGGTCGTCGATGACGAGAAGCGGCTGGTCGGGGTGGTCCTGCCCGAGGACGTCGAAGAGGCCACGCGCGAGCAGAGCGACCGCGCGTTCCTGCGCGTGACCGGCATCGTCGGCGGCGAGGAGATCCGCACGCTGCCGCTGCTGCTCCGCTCGCGGCGCAGGCTCTCCTGGCTGGTGATCAACATCGCGCTGAACGTCGTGGCCGCGAGCGTGATCGCGCTGTACCAGGACACCCTCTCGGCGGTGATCGCGCTGGCGGTGTTCCTGCCCATCATCAGCGACATGAGCGGCTGCGCGGGAAACCAAGCGATCGCCGTGAGCGTACGCGAGCTATCGCTCGGGCTGGTGCGGCCCGAGGAGTTCCGGCACGTGTTCCTGAAGGAGAGCGGCCTGGGGCTGTTGAACGGACTGTGCCTGGGCCTGCTGCTGGGCGCGGTGGCCGCGCTCTGGCAGGGGAACCCCTGGCTCGGCCTGGTCGTGGGCGGAGCGCTCGCCGCGAACAGCCTGGTCTCCGTCTGCCTCGGCGGATTCCTGCCGCTTGCGCTGAAGCGCGCGGGCCTCGATCCCGCTCTCGTGTCCGGGCCGCTGCTCACGACCGTGACCGACATGTGCGGCTTCTTCCTCGTGTTGGGCTCGGCGACGCTGCTGCTGCCGAAGCTCACGGGTGCGGGCTGA
- a CDS encoding glutathione S-transferase family protein: MEWELYHNSFSLCSKKVRVCMAELGLEYLSHPIDLIETGRYQNVSRAFLAVNPAGTVPVLVHRGRTVYESHEQIVYAAAHAGERGHTLLPEDPETRALVQTWVDCASLVGDDPTHGTELRAGHCVPGLTVPIFAAMVRYIPYRKILFGLLFHPHKQRPLVFATLKARGIHRLPGLAPAMALLARSREHMGGHLDALGAQLSRSGGPWIAGADFTLADVSWVVILDRLAEVDWGEHFWGGGRRPAVAAYWQRLRARPSFALAIESQRCENTSKGIADVKRAKRDDPALRAALEGSG, encoded by the coding sequence ATGGAGTGGGAGCTCTACCACAACTCGTTCTCGCTCTGCTCCAAGAAGGTGCGCGTCTGCATGGCGGAGCTCGGTCTCGAGTACCTGAGCCACCCGATCGATCTGATCGAGACCGGCCGATACCAGAACGTGAGTCGCGCGTTCCTGGCGGTGAATCCCGCCGGCACGGTGCCGGTGCTGGTGCACCGCGGTCGCACCGTCTACGAGTCACACGAGCAGATCGTCTACGCCGCGGCGCATGCCGGCGAGCGCGGCCACACCCTCTTGCCCGAGGATCCCGAGACGCGCGCGCTGGTCCAGACCTGGGTCGACTGCGCCTCGCTCGTCGGCGACGACCCGACGCACGGCACGGAGCTGCGGGCGGGTCACTGCGTTCCGGGACTCACCGTGCCGATCTTCGCGGCCATGGTGCGCTACATCCCGTACCGGAAGATCCTGTTCGGCCTGCTCTTCCACCCGCACAAGCAGCGGCCGCTGGTCTTCGCGACGCTGAAGGCGCGCGGCATCCACCGGTTGCCCGGGCTCGCGCCCGCGATGGCGCTGCTCGCGCGAAGCCGCGAGCACATGGGCGGCCACCTCGACGCGCTCGGCGCGCAGCTCTCGCGCAGCGGCGGGCCGTGGATCGCGGGCGCCGACTTCACGCTCGCCGACGTGAGCTGGGTGGTGATCCTCGACCGGCTGGCCGAGGTCGACTGGGGCGAGCACTTCTGGGGCGGAGGCCGCCGCCCGGCCGTCGCCGCGTACTGGCAGCGCCTGCGCGCGCGCCCGAGCTTCGCGCTCGCGATCGAGAGCCAGCGCTGTGAGAACACGAGCAAGGGAATCGCGGATGTAAAGCGCGCCAAGCGAGACGACCCCGCGCTCCGCGCCGCGCTCGAGGGCTCGGGCTGA
- a CDS encoding aldo/keto reductase encodes MKAIQLGRNSGLRVSRLCLGTMNFGTPGRGHQGDWTLGIDDARPIFRAAIEQGLFYFDCADFYGIGACEELVGRLLRELAPRDEYVLATKISMPMGRGANQGGLSRKHVIEAVDRSLARLGLDYVDHLVIHRHPHGLPGQAQPPIEESLEALHDVVKAGKALYLGASSMFAWQFTELQLTAEMNGWTRFISMQNHYNLVYREEEREMNPYCAKSGVGLTPWSPLARGILAGSYRGGFERGSTDRSKGGDRMRTQSLYTGARTFEIADRVVKLAEKYGRTPAQISLAWLLGKPEVHAPVVGVSRVEQLEQLVAATEISLDAADVAHLEELYQPVPNLLSLGFS; translated from the coding sequence TTGAAGGCGATCCAACTCGGCAGGAACAGCGGGCTTCGCGTCTCTCGGCTCTGTCTGGGCACGATGAACTTCGGCACGCCCGGCCGCGGGCACCAGGGCGACTGGACGCTCGGCATCGACGACGCGCGGCCGATCTTCCGCGCGGCGATCGAGCAGGGCCTGTTCTACTTCGACTGCGCCGACTTCTACGGGATCGGGGCGTGCGAGGAGCTGGTGGGCCGACTGCTGCGAGAGCTGGCTCCGCGCGACGAGTACGTGCTGGCCACGAAGATCTCGATGCCGATGGGGCGCGGCGCGAACCAGGGCGGCCTCTCTCGCAAGCACGTGATCGAGGCGGTCGATCGCAGCCTCGCGCGGCTCGGCCTGGACTACGTCGACCACCTGGTGATCCACCGCCATCCGCACGGCTTGCCGGGACAGGCGCAGCCGCCGATCGAGGAGTCACTCGAGGCGCTGCACGACGTGGTGAAGGCGGGCAAGGCGCTGTACCTGGGCGCGTCGTCGATGTTCGCCTGGCAGTTCACCGAGCTGCAGCTCACCGCCGAGATGAACGGCTGGACGCGCTTCATCTCGATGCAGAACCACTACAACCTTGTCTACCGCGAGGAGGAGCGCGAGATGAACCCGTACTGCGCGAAGTCCGGCGTCGGGCTCACGCCCTGGTCTCCGCTCGCGCGCGGGATTCTCGCCGGCTCCTACCGCGGCGGCTTCGAGCGCGGCTCGACCGACCGCTCGAAGGGCGGCGACCGCATGCGCACCCAGAGCCTCTACACGGGAGCGCGCACCTTCGAGATCGCCGATCGCGTGGTGAAGCTGGCCGAGAAGTACGGGCGCACGCCGGCGCAGATCTCGCTCGCCTGGCTGCTCGGAAAGCCCGAGGTCCACGCGCCGGTCGTCGGCGTGTCGCGCGTCGAGCAGCTCGAGCAGCTGGTGGCCGCGACCGAGATCTCGCTCGACGCGGCCGACGTCGCCCATCTAGAAGAGCTCTACCAGCCGGTTCCGAACCTGCTCTCGCTCGGCTTCTCCTAG